The following DNA comes from Acidobacteriota bacterium.
CCAGTACTTTTTGATTTCTGGCCGAAGCGCCGCACCGGCCGCATTTACATCTGATGCATCGCGGGAGATCCTTCGCCAAAAGGCAGGGCTCAGAATGATAGATTTTAAGAGCTTCCTTTGAAGAAGGGACATTCCGGTCATCGTCCACCTCCCGGTCCATTCGGACTAGCTGGCGCCGGCGGGGCGACGGTTTCGACCACAGCCACCGTCCGATTGGTCGCCGTGAATGTCTTATTCGCCACGCGACGAATATCCTCTTTCGTGACCTTCTGCAAACGATCGATGTTGTAGAACAACTCGCGCCAATCTCCGTACCGAGCCTGGGCCAATGCGAGCTGAGCCGCCAGACCGCTATTCTCGCCAAGACCTCGTATCAAGTTAGCCTTTGCTCGCGTCTTCACCATCTGTAATTCGGCGTCACTTACGTCCTGCGTCTTCATTCGTTCCATCTCTTCACGACAAGCAGTCTGAAGTTCCGCAGGCTTGTGCCCCTGAATGGGAACTGCATAAAAACCGAACAGACTCGGATATTTCACTCCCGGAAAGTCAGTAAATCCTACTGCGGCGGCAGCAATCTTCTTGTCGCGAACGAGCGAGCGGTACAAACGCGAGGTCCTGCCTTCGGAAAGTAAGTCGGCGATGGCGTCATACACCGCATCATCTGGATCACGAAAGTCAGGACGGTGATAGCCCTCGAGGTAGATCGGCTGCGACGGCTCGGGAATGGTGATACTGCGCTCATCCACCTGTTCGGGCTCTGCAGTGTGGAGGTCCTCCGGTCTGGGCTTAGCGGGCAGGCGGCCAAAGTATTTCTCGGTAAGCGCGAAAACCTCGTCCGGCTTCACGTCTCCCACAACCGCAATCGTCATGTTCGACGCGACATAATAGGTGTCAAAGAACCTCTGCGCGTCCGTTCGCGTCAGGCTGGCGAGGTCTGAGGGCCATCCCACATTGGGATTGCGATACGGATGTGCCGAGTAAGCGGTAGCCAGGAATTGCTCGATCATGCGCCCGATCGGACTTGAATCTGTGCGCATGCGGCGCTCCTCAAATACGACATCGCGCTCCTGGTAAAACTCGCGCAGCACTGGGTGGAGGAAGCGCTCAGACTCAAGATAGGCCCACAGCTCCAGCCGGTTCGCAGGCATAGAGTAAAAGTAGGAAGTCTCGTCTTCCCCCGTGGCCGCATTCAGGTCCTGCCCGCCCTGTGCTTCGATGATTTCGCTAAATTCATTCTTCTTTACATATTTGTCAGCCTCTTCTTGCGCCTGAAGAAACTCTTTCTCCAGCTGCTCTAGCTTCTTTGGATCGTTGCCGACGCGCTTTAAGCGCTCATGCTGCAGCGCAAGATATGCCTCCTCCTCCTTTTGCATTGCCGGCTTTTCGGCAGCGTAGTTCGCGGTGCCTATGGTTGGCGTGCCTTTGAAGGCCATGTGTTCGAACATATGTGCCATGCCCGTCTCGCCCTTCGGATCCTGAGCGGAGCCGGCATCAACATGCGCATAAAACGAGAAGACTGGTGCTTCATGCCGCTCAGAGACGACAAGGGTCAGTCCATTAGCCAGTGTCTTAACCTGAGTCTTCTTCTCAAACGACGCAACATCCTGGGCGGCAACCAACGTGGAAAGAACGGCGGTAAGCAGAGACAAATAAAGACGAACAGCTCGGGACATGGTGTCTCCTTCCGAACTACCTGCGAAGCTAAATGCTCGCTAAAAGCCCTGTCAAACGAGGCAGGTAATCGGCAGTCGGCATTCAACCACTATGCCCGTTGGTGAATTACCCACCTAGATCGACTGGCCGAATGCCCACAGCCGAATGCCGATTGCCTCCTCGTTCTTTCCCTTTCGTGCTGGCAACTCTACTCCCAGACAAGGCATAATTGCCCGAGCGCTGCCGTCCTGAACGAAAAACTCCCAAGGAGCAGATTTCCATGCTCGAAGCGACCCAAACAGCGAGCGGCGACATTGTGTTTGAACAAAGCAAGCGGTGGGAAGGAAAGGTCGTAGACGGTAAGTACCCTCTGCGCCAATACATCGGCGGCTCCGATCACAGCGCCGTGTTCCTCACAGAAATTCCCGGAGAGATTCCAAAGCAAGCAGCGATTAAGCTGATCGCAGCAGACGAAGGCAGCGCCGACGTTCAGCTCGGGCGCCTCCAGCTCGCGGCCAAGCTTTCGCATCCTCACCTGCTTCAGACCTTCGATATAGGAAGGTGGCAACTCGAGCACCATCAACTGCTATTTGTAGCAATGGAGTACGCGGACGAGACGCTCTCGCAGATACTTCCGCAGCGTCCCTTGACGCGAGAAGAAACGCATGCCCTGCTCACGCCCACTCTGGAAGGGCTAACATTCATTCACAACAATGGATTCGCTCACGGACATCTGCAGCCCGCAAACATTCTGGTTGCCGGTGAACAGATAAAACTCTCAAGCGACCGACTCTGCCGATCTGGCAATCCTGTTCCTGGCAAGCGCACAGCTTACGATGCACCAGAAACTTCAAATGAAGGATTCACTCCCGCAGGTGACGTCTGGTCACTGGGAATGACTTTGTCCGAGGCTCTCACGCAGCGTCTACCAACCTGGACTGATCGGCTGCAAGGCGAACCTATGCTCCCGACCAGAATGCCGGAACCTTTTGCTGAGATCGCCAGGCAATGTGTCGTACGCGATCCCCGCAGCCGATGGAAGATAACGGAGATCGTGGCACGACTCAACGCTCCGGGAAGGTCTGCCGCCGTCAGGGAGTCTTCCCTGGAGATAAACGAGCAATCTAAGGTTAAGCCTGTGGCTGAGCCTTGGAAACAGCAACAAGCCATCAGCAATAAGTGGCTCTATGCGATCCCGATCGCGGCGATGATCGGGATCATCTTGCTCCTTGCGGCCTTACCACACCGTGGCCCGAGCCAACAGCGTAAGTCTGCAGCGAACACGGCATCGCCTCAAGCATTGCCACGCACCTCCGCCCGTCCACAAGCATCGACCGCGACACCGGAAACGGACGCTAGCAATCAAGTGGTCCGTCAGGTAGTTCCCGATGTCCCGCAGAAAGCTCTCAGAACCATTCGGGGAAAGCTGAAAGTATCGGTACGCGCGCACGTCGATGGACGCGGCAATGTTGAAAGGGCAGAATTCACATCTACCGGACCAAGCCGCTACTTTGCGAATCTCGCAATGCAATCCGCCCAGGAGTGGACGTTCGCCTCTACACAGACTCCCAAGACATGGCTGTTGCAATTCACCTTTACTCGAAATGGCGTGACAGTCCAGCCGAGACAGATCGGCTGAACTGCCGCAGTTTTTCATAACGGAGGCGCCGGGCGCCCGCGCCCGGCATAGGAGAATCCCGCAAACTGGCGCAATTCTTATAGTTGAAACCTCACAGTCACCGGGCGAGAGCGCCCGGCCGGTCAATTCCATTTAGCTCGGCAGTGCATTGGACCTAACGAGTAACCCCCGCAAGTTCCCTTGCTTCCAATGATCTCGCGCGTTGTTACCAAAGGCCCTATCCCAGACGCATCTAGGGCGCACACCATAGATTTAGGTACTCTTGCGCGCAGCTATGTCCTGGCTTGGCGACCACAGCGGTTTAGTAACAACCCTGATCAACTACGTGCCGATAGTTGCCACTATCATCACGTGTATTTTCAGTTTGGTGCTCGCGCGCGCAACGCTTCGCCAGGTAGAAGCCACCGATAAGGGACTTGCCCTCGCACGCGAAGAGTTCGAGCGCGAATGGGCGCCCGAGCTGCACATTAAGTTGCGCCGCCTGTCCGCCACGGAGTTGGAAATTTACGTCACCAACCTCGCCAAAGCTTCGGTCCTGCTCGAAGTGTTGCAATTCCGTAATCTCACTGGTGCCAGGCCATTCGAGAAATGCACTCTAAACGATCCACTGATCGGAGGCATGACCTGGACCGAGAGCATTGGCGAGCGCCTTACTGGGATGACAGGCAAGGACTTTGATGGCATTGTCGACATCTCAATCACCTTCTTCGCCGCAGGCCGCATGTTCCGGACTGATTGGTTCCGATTCCATGTACTCATTCATAACGGTCACTTCATGCGCGCCGATGCGATTACGCTGCCTGCACGTCGTGTAAAGGTTGCTCACGTGCATGAGCAGCCGGCAGAACTCGAACTAGTGAAAGATGTCGTCTCAGCCGAGAACAAGCTCGACGAGGAATAGCACTTGATCGGTATTGGAAGTGGAGAACTGCCCGATGGTCCATAAGAACAAAATGATCACCTGCACATGCGGGAACACCGATCTGGAAAAGATTAGCGTGCGTCTGCAATCGACCGAGGATGGAAAGACGCTTTCGCTGTTCGCGCTGATATGCCGTGGCGACGGTTGCGGACGAGTGACGTTTCGCCCGCAGGAGACCTCGAAGTCGGAAAGTGCCCAAGCGAGCAAACCGGTGAACGGCAACTTCACGGAGTCAGCCAAAGTGATTGAAGGCGCCAGATTACTGGAGAGCACGAGGTTAGTAGATGGGGCCAAGATAGAGGAGGGAGTACGGCTGATTGAGAGCCCCAGGGTGGTCGAAGGCGCAAGGCTCATGGAGATTCCGCAGAAAACAGACGTGGCGCGAGAAAACGGCAGAAATGGCGGATCAAAGAGCGTAGCTGAACTGTTCGAACGCGTATACACCGAGCGCCTAGTGTATAAGGCGATTGCGGAACGCGATCCCAACTGTCCTGACTTGTTCGAGGCTTTAAGAAAGAATGAGCAAATCTGCTCTGGGATTAGCGCGGCGTTTGGCCAGGTAAATAAACGCCTCGACGCAAACGAGGATTTGCTGACCGCGCTTCAGTCCCTACCCTCATTGTCGGCGCGATAGGCACGGTTGCCTCTCACCCTCGAGCGTTGACAGGGTGATGCCTAAAGATCAAACAGCCGATAAGGGGCCGCGGGCGTTCTCGCCATTAACAACGGCAGAGCCACGTTATAGACGGGAACTCCGCCCGTCGTCTTTCCTTCGAGTGCTCCATGATGTGCGTGGCCATGTATGGCCAGAACAGCCTGATGACGATCGATCACCTCTGCCAACCGACTGCTGCCCAAATAAGGAAATATCTGCTCAGGCTCACCTCTCACGGTATCGACAACCGGTGAATAGTGCGTTACCACAATGCGCTTTTCTGTGCGCAGCATCGACAATGCTCGCTCGAGCTTAAGAGTCTCGTTGATTGCACTCTGGACAAAGGCTTTCACTTCGGGCTCTCCAAAAGCGGTCAGGACGCCACGCCCAAAGCCGCCAATAAACCCTTTAGTTCCGGCAAAACCGACGCCATCGCGCTCATACCCGCTGCCGTCGAGAACCTTCACGCCTTCGGCGGCCATCATTTTGGCCAGTTCCTCGTGTCTGCCGCACTCGAAGTCGTGATTCCCGAGCACCGCCACAATCGGGACGCGCAGCCGCATAAACGTCGCCAGCATCGACTCCATCTCTTCAGGCTTTCCCAGATTGGTAATATCTCCAGCAAGAATCAGCAGATCAGCTTCGTCCCGAAGCCGGTTCATGGCTTCGCGAATGCGGTCATAGCTCTGGGGTGAGAAGTGCAGGTCACCTAGCGCGGCGATACGCATGATTCTTACTCTTGCTTGGGCCATTCCACTGCGGCATGGGAAAGCGTTTCATGCCGCCGGCTCCGCCACTTCATTGATCTTCGGCTCCTCGATTTTTGGCTCAGCTTGCGCTCGATACTTCTCGATCAGATTTTCCAGATTCCATTCGGAGACATCAATGGCAAACATTCTTTCATCGATCAGGCTGCCACGGAATTGTGCCTTAGGTTCAGAGCCTCCCAGTTCCCGGATGAACTTACCCAGCAATTCGCTCCAAACCCATTTTGGCACTGCATCTGAGCTCGCATAAACGTAGTGAAACAAGACCAGAGACCACAGCAGCACACCCCAATGTTCCCCAGCCAGATGTAGAAGGCGTTGCCAATCCATCCTCTTGCCGGC
Coding sequences within:
- a CDS encoding metallophosphoesterase, with protein sequence MRIAALGDLHFSPQSYDRIREAMNRLRDEADLLILAGDITNLGKPEEMESMLATFMRLRVPIVAVLGNHDFECGRHEELAKMMAAEGVKVLDGSGYERDGVGFAGTKGFIGGFGRGVLTAFGEPEVKAFVQSAINETLKLERALSMLRTEKRIVVTHYSPVVDTVRGEPEQIFPYLGSSRLAEVIDRHQAVLAIHGHAHHGALEGKTTGGVPVYNVALPLLMARTPAAPYRLFDL
- a CDS encoding peptidase M16, which codes for MVAAQDVASFEKKTQVKTLANGLTLVVSERHEAPVFSFYAHVDAGSAQDPKGETGMAHMFEHMAFKGTPTIGTANYAAEKPAMQKEEEAYLALQHERLKRVGNDPKKLEQLEKEFLQAQEEADKYVKKNEFSEIIEAQGGQDLNAATGEDETSYFYSMPANRLELWAYLESERFLHPVLREFYQERDVVFEERRMRTDSSPIGRMIEQFLATAYSAHPYRNPNVGWPSDLASLTRTDAQRFFDTYYVASNMTIAVVGDVKPDEVFALTEKYFGRLPAKPRPEDLHTAEPEQVDERSITIPEPSQPIYLEGYHRPDFRDPDDAVYDAIADLLSEGRTSRLYRSLVRDKKIAAAAVGFTDFPGVKYPSLFGFYAVPIQGHKPAELQTACREEMERMKTQDVSDAELQMVKTRAKANLIRGLGENSGLAAQLALAQARYGDWRELFYNIDRLQKVTKEDIRRVANKTFTATNRTVAVVETVAPPAPASPNGPGGGR